One Gemmatimonadota bacterium genomic region harbors:
- a CDS encoding ABC transporter ATP-binding protein, with protein sequence MEGIKKIFFTDEVETHALADIHMEIRPGEYISINGPSGCGKTTLLSILGLLDTPTDGTYMLSGENVSNLSAADRARIRNRQIGFIFQAFNLIGDLTVYENVELPLTYRGMATAERKKRVQEALERVGMSHRMKHYPSQLSGGQQQRVAVARAVAGDPAILLADEPTGNLDSTNGEAVMELLRELHRGGATICMVTHDPRYSRQADRQIHLFDGRVVDEMAGAPA encoded by the coding sequence ATGGAAGGGATCAAGAAGATCTTCTTCACGGACGAAGTCGAGACGCACGCACTCGCCGATATCCACATGGAAATTCGGCCCGGAGAGTACATCTCGATCAATGGACCGTCCGGATGCGGCAAGACCACGCTGCTCTCCATCCTTGGCCTGCTCGACACGCCGACCGACGGCACTTACATGCTGAGCGGCGAGAATGTCTCCAACCTGTCTGCGGCCGACCGCGCCCGGATCCGCAACCGGCAGATCGGCTTCATCTTCCAGGCGTTCAACCTCATCGGCGACCTCACGGTCTACGAGAATGTCGAGCTGCCGCTCACATACCGTGGCATGGCGACCGCCGAGCGCAAGAAGCGCGTGCAGGAGGCGCTGGAGCGCGTGGGGATGTCGCACCGCATGAAGCACTACCCGTCGCAGCTCTCCGGCGGCCAGCAGCAACGTGTAGCCGTGGCACGAGCCGTCGCCGGCGACCCGGCAATCCTGCTCGCGGACGAGCCGACGGGAAACCTCGACTCCACCAACGGCGAAGCCGTGATGGAACTGCTGCGCGAACTGCACCGCGGTGGCGCGACGATTTGCATGGTCACACACGACCCGCGGTACTCGCGTCAAGCCGACCGCCAGATCCACCTCTTTGATGGGCGCGTGGTCGACGAGATGGCCGGCGCACCCGCGTGA
- a CDS encoding HlyD family efflux transporter periplasmic adaptor subunit: MDVKRAPQKKTRRNVLFAVGAVAIVATTVALANLEARPQGVARAELWIDSVVRGTMVRQVRAPGTLVPEQMRYVAAVTAGRVEARPLRPGSPVTRTTVILELSNPEVQLQALDAQRQLTQAEQDFVTLRTTLQSNRLNQAGTVAQLKAQHANAVREATVMEGLAAKDLSSKNEVERAKESAAELATRVKYEEQRLDLLAGALDEQLEKAQANVDRLRAIARFQAERVASMRVLAGEDGVLQSLNWELGQWVNPGQELARVAQPGKLKAVLRVPETQVKDVVLGQKPRSIRATG, encoded by the coding sequence ATGGACGTCAAGCGCGCACCACAGAAGAAGACCAGGCGAAACGTGCTCTTCGCCGTCGGCGCCGTTGCCATTGTGGCGACGACGGTGGCATTGGCTAACCTAGAGGCCCGGCCGCAGGGTGTGGCACGCGCCGAGCTCTGGATTGACTCGGTCGTTCGCGGCACGATGGTGCGGCAGGTCCGTGCTCCAGGAACGCTCGTGCCCGAACAAATGCGATATGTCGCCGCAGTGACGGCCGGCCGCGTCGAGGCTCGTCCGCTGCGCCCGGGCTCCCCGGTAACGCGAACGACGGTCATCCTCGAGCTGAGCAACCCCGAGGTGCAGCTGCAGGCGCTCGACGCGCAGCGGCAGCTCACCCAGGCCGAGCAGGATTTCGTCACACTCCGCACCACGCTCCAGAGCAATCGCCTCAACCAGGCCGGGACCGTTGCGCAGCTTAAGGCCCAGCATGCCAACGCGGTCCGTGAGGCGACGGTGATGGAAGGGTTGGCGGCCAAGGACCTGAGCTCAAAGAACGAGGTGGAACGCGCCAAGGAATCCGCGGCCGAGCTGGCCACGCGCGTGAAGTACGAGGAACAGCGGCTGGACTTGCTCGCCGGCGCACTCGACGAACAACTGGAGAAGGCCCAAGCCAACGTCGATCGCCTTCGTGCCATCGCGCGTTTCCAGGCCGAGCGGGTCGCGTCCATGCGGGTGCTCGCGGGCGAGGACGGCGTGCTGCAGTCACTCAACTGGGAATTGGGCCAATGGGTAAACCCCGGGCAGGAGCTCGCACGGGTGGCCCAGCCCGGCAAGCTCAAGGCGGTATTGCGTGTGCCGGAGACGCAGGTGAAGGACGTCGTGCTCGGACAAAAGCCTCGATCGATACGCGCAACGGGCTGA
- a CDS encoding C40 family peptidase, producing the protein MSWRFTLCLTLLAASVLATDAEAQRARTPRKKPFEALSQSAQRLKQTAADRLGFREAPRDSVVTVDLPEAIAHDSVVSAARSQLGTRYILGAERPGVAFDCSGLVRFVMSALRIDLPRTAHEQSQRGQLVEREVRALRPGDLLTFGRGARVTHIGVYIGEGRFVHASTSRRRVIEASIDQPGTWFRKNWVGVRRLLATTEVADTTG; encoded by the coding sequence ATGTCCTGGCGCTTCACGCTGTGCTTGACCCTCCTCGCAGCATCGGTCCTTGCGACCGATGCGGAGGCGCAGCGTGCCCGGACGCCGCGAAAGAAGCCGTTCGAGGCGCTGAGCCAGAGCGCGCAGCGACTCAAGCAGACAGCGGCCGACCGACTGGGGTTCCGTGAGGCACCGCGAGACAGCGTGGTGACCGTGGATCTTCCGGAAGCGATCGCGCATGACTCGGTGGTGAGCGCGGCGCGTTCACAGCTCGGGACTCGCTATATCCTCGGCGCCGAGCGCCCGGGCGTTGCGTTCGATTGCAGCGGATTGGTCCGCTTCGTGATGTCGGCCCTGCGTATCGACCTCCCCCGGACGGCACATGAGCAGTCCCAGCGAGGTCAACTGGTTGAGCGCGAGGTGCGTGCCCTGCGTCCGGGTGACTTGCTGACCTTTGGGCGCGGCGCTCGGGTCACCCACATCGGGGTGTACATCGGCGAGGGGCGATTCGTCCACGCCAGCACGTCAAGGCGCCGGGTTATCGAGGCATCCATCGACCAGCCTGGGACCTGGTTCCGCAAGAACTGGGTGGGTGTCCGACGGTTGCTCGCGACGACCGAGGTCGCCGACACCACGGGCTAG
- the queD gene encoding 6-carboxytetrahydropterin synthase QueD translates to MLLFKDFSFEAAHRLPHVPEGHKCARLHGHSFHVRVTVAGPVGETTGWVMDFADLKAACSPIIDSLDHRYLNEIPGLENPTSEVIAIWLWDRIAPKLAGLASIEVRETCTSGCIYRGEGAARMGPAVD, encoded by the coding sequence GTGCTGCTTTTCAAGGACTTCTCTTTCGAGGCGGCCCACCGGCTCCCGCACGTACCTGAAGGGCACAAGTGCGCGCGGTTGCATGGCCACTCGTTTCACGTCCGCGTGACCGTCGCGGGCCCCGTTGGGGAGACCACCGGTTGGGTGATGGACTTCGCCGACCTCAAAGCCGCCTGCTCGCCGATCATTGACTCGCTGGACCACCGCTACTTGAACGAGATCCCGGGGTTGGAGAATCCGACGAGCGAGGTGATTGCCATCTGGTTGTGGGATCGGATCGCTCCGAAGCTCGCGGGGCTGGCCTCGATCGAGGTCCGGGAGACCTGCACCTCTGGGTGCATCTACCGCGGGGAGGGTGCCGCCCGGATGGGTCCAGCGGTAGATTGA
- the queE gene encoding 7-carboxy-7-deazaguanine synthase, which produces MYAVKEIFYTLQGEGMQAGRPAVFCRFSGCNLWSGREVDRSTAVCTFCDTDFVGMGPDGGRFANPDALAEAVAARWPSGSPGKKLVVCTGGEPLLQLDDAAIAALHARGFEVAVETNGTVPAPLGIDWTCVSPKARAELTITSGDELKLVYPQPLAMPEAFANLKFRYFSLQPMDGPDREANTAATVAYCLAHPQWRLSLQTHKLLGLR; this is translated from the coding sequence ATGTACGCGGTCAAGGAAATTTTCTACACGCTGCAGGGCGAGGGGATGCAGGCGGGGAGGCCCGCGGTGTTCTGCCGCTTTTCCGGCTGCAACCTGTGGAGCGGACGTGAGGTCGACCGGTCGACCGCGGTGTGCACCTTCTGCGACACCGACTTTGTGGGGATGGGCCCGGATGGCGGGCGTTTCGCGAATCCAGACGCACTGGCGGAGGCCGTGGCCGCTCGCTGGCCGTCCGGCTCACCAGGCAAGAAGCTCGTCGTCTGCACGGGCGGGGAGCCGCTCCTCCAGCTCGACGATGCCGCGATCGCTGCCTTGCACGCGCGAGGGTTCGAAGTGGCCGTGGAGACCAACGGGACGGTGCCAGCCCCCCTCGGGATCGACTGGACGTGCGTGAGCCCCAAGGCGCGGGCCGAGCTGACCATCACGAGCGGCGACGAACTGAAGTTGGTCTACCCCCAGCCCTTGGCGATGCCGGAAGCATTCGCCAACCTCAAGTTCCGCTATTTCTCCCTCCAGCCCATGGACGGTCCGGACCGGGAGGCCAACACGGCCGCCACCGTGGCGTATTGCCTGGCGCACCCGCAATGGCGGCTGAGCCTCCAGACGCACAAGCTGCTGGGCTTGCGGTAG
- the queC gene encoding 7-cyano-7-deazaguanine synthase QueC yields MGWSLARRAIFPFPVRPSREPAPPPSVTDPRPAVLLLSGGLDSTTLLAMARADGFAVHALSFRYGQRNARELEAASKIAKAAGVAQHRIAEIDLRMFGGSALTADLDVPKDSVGDDHIPITYVPARNTIFLSFALAWAEVLGALDIFIGVNALDYSGYPDCRPAFIEAFERMANLATRAGVEGAAPLRVRTPLIHMSKAQIIATGVRLGVDYAATLSCYDPDTTGHACGHCDACLLRSRGFAEAGVNDPTRYQGR; encoded by the coding sequence ATGGGGTGGTCCCTTGCGCGGCGCGCCATTTTCCCCTTTCCTGTTCGCCCGTCTCGTGAACCTGCGCCGCCCCCCTCGGTGACCGACCCGCGTCCTGCCGTCCTCCTCCTGAGTGGAGGGCTCGATTCCACCACCCTGCTCGCCATGGCCCGGGCGGACGGTTTCGCCGTGCACGCGCTCTCGTTCCGCTACGGGCAACGCAATGCCCGCGAACTCGAGGCGGCCAGCAAGATCGCGAAGGCGGCTGGCGTCGCCCAGCATCGCATCGCCGAAATCGACCTGCGCATGTTTGGCGGCTCGGCACTGACTGCGGACCTCGATGTCCCGAAGGACTCCGTAGGGGACGACCACATCCCCATTACGTACGTCCCCGCGCGGAACACCATCTTCCTCTCGTTCGCGCTGGCTTGGGCCGAGGTCCTCGGCGCCCTGGACATCTTCATCGGAGTCAACGCACTGGATTACAGCGGTTATCCGGACTGCCGGCCGGCCTTCATCGAGGCGTTCGAGCGCATGGCCAATCTCGCGACGCGGGCCGGGGTCGAGGGCGCAGCGCCCCTTCGGGTTCGGACCCCCCTCATCCACATGTCCAAGGCCCAGATCATCGCGACCGGGGTGCGGCTCGGCGTGGACTACGCCGCAACGTTGAGCTGCTATGACCCGGACACCACGGGTCACGCCTGCGGGCACTGCGATGCGTGCCTGTTGCGCTCGCGCGGCTTCGCCGAGGCCGGGGTCAACGACCCCACCCGGTACCAGGGGCGCTGA
- a CDS encoding methyl-accepting chemotaxis protein translates to MPVGVTSLRSLRHRLLAGFGALVLLFGAAGIAARGAVGRLSEVIGETLQEVQVDAQLSSRLSGAVAAHLGAAERYLSTRDTLSRVAVGRASAIAQAAYDEMTRRQQREGGGDSLLRAIGVQLGDVSARYARAHELADAGRQAEALRAADDAQARGGELQRNLQAIDAAKARAVDAASRSLRRDAEARSLWVLIIMGAAALLGLTVVVTTAGAVTRPLRQLAAQARALSAGDFTVQPHEDIPLEFRDLADALNGAASSLSRVVSVSSHTADDVSGSARELANVSEQISASASQMAASMTEISAGADSQVRQLRAVDDALRSIQGNATQVLQGTDEVGTLAADIESSARARRTEIDRSLGILGTVRTTVGAAAAEVHALEGTAEQIHRLVAAVGRIAEQTDLLALNAAIEAARAGVAGRGFGVVADEVRKLAEQAQAAADDVTQLTRTVTARVESTTRAMEAGVLQVAEIESVSRELDSALNTITLSASRTRQAASSAADLARSNAQFVSSAARSVESAARTAEGYAAAAQQVSASTQEQSAACEQMSSASTQLLHGAMQLRELVGGLKG, encoded by the coding sequence ATGCCGGTCGGCGTGACCTCCCTGCGCAGCCTCCGGCATCGCCTGCTGGCCGGCTTCGGTGCCCTCGTGCTCCTCTTCGGCGCGGCGGGGATTGCTGCGCGCGGAGCCGTCGGTCGCTTGTCCGAGGTGATCGGTGAGACCTTGCAGGAGGTCCAGGTCGATGCCCAACTCTCCAGTCGACTGAGTGGCGCGGTCGCCGCCCACCTCGGCGCGGCCGAGCGGTACCTCTCCACGCGCGACACCCTTTCGCGGGTCGCCGTCGGACGTGCGTCGGCCATCGCGCAAGCGGCATACGACGAGATGACGCGTCGCCAGCAGCGCGAAGGCGGGGGCGACTCGCTGCTCCGCGCCATCGGCGTGCAACTCGGGGACGTGTCCGCTCGTTACGCCCGCGCCCATGAGTTGGCCGACGCTGGTCGCCAGGCTGAGGCGCTACGTGCCGCAGACGACGCCCAAGCGCGTGGTGGCGAGCTGCAGCGCAACCTGCAAGCCATCGACGCGGCGAAGGCACGCGCTGTGGATGCCGCCTCTCGTTCGTTGCGGCGCGATGCCGAGGCGCGATCCCTGTGGGTGTTGATCATCATGGGAGCAGCAGCGTTGCTGGGGCTCACGGTCGTTGTCACGACCGCCGGCGCCGTGACTCGCCCCCTGCGCCAGCTCGCCGCGCAGGCGCGCGCGCTTTCCGCGGGCGATTTCACCGTGCAACCGCACGAGGACATCCCCCTCGAGTTTCGCGACCTTGCGGATGCACTCAACGGGGCAGCGTCTTCGCTCTCACGCGTCGTTTCGGTCAGCTCGCACACCGCCGACGACGTCTCCGGTTCTGCGCGTGAGCTCGCCAACGTCTCCGAGCAGATCTCGGCATCGGCGAGCCAGATGGCGGCGTCCATGACGGAGATCTCTGCGGGGGCCGATTCCCAGGTGCGGCAGCTGCGGGCGGTGGACGACGCCTTGCGGTCGATCCAGGGCAACGCCACCCAGGTGCTGCAAGGCACGGACGAGGTGGGAACGCTCGCGGCGGACATCGAGTCCAGTGCCCGGGCGCGTCGCACCGAGATCGATCGGTCGTTGGGCATCCTGGGCACGGTGCGCACCACGGTGGGCGCTGCAGCGGCCGAGGTGCATGCGCTGGAGGGCACCGCGGAACAGATCCACCGCTTGGTAGCGGCCGTGGGGCGAATCGCCGAACAAACGGACCTGCTGGCCCTGAATGCCGCGATCGAGGCGGCCCGTGCCGGCGTGGCCGGGCGCGGCTTCGGCGTCGTCGCCGATGAGGTCCGCAAGCTCGCGGAACAGGCGCAGGCCGCGGCCGACGACGTGACGCAGCTGACCCGCACCGTCACCGCGCGCGTGGAGAGCACCACGCGGGCGATGGAAGCCGGCGTGCTGCAGGTCGCCGAGATCGAGAGCGTGTCCCGGGAGTTGGACAGCGCGCTCAACACCATCACCCTCTCGGCGAGTCGCACGCGGCAGGCCGCGTCGAGCGCCGCCGACTTGGCGCGGAGCAATGCACAGTTTGTGTCCAGCGCGGCGCGCAGCGTGGAATCCGCCGCCCGCACGGCCGAAGGGTATGCCGCCGCCGCACAGCAGGTGAGCGCCTCCACCCAGGAGCAGAGCGCCGCGTGCGAGCAGATGAGCTCGGCCTCGACGCAGCTCCTGCACGGCGCCATGCAGCTCCGCGAGTTGGTGGGCGGGCTCAAGGGGTAG
- a CDS encoding agmatine deiminase family protein has product MTNYRMPAEWEPHAATWIAWPHHEPDWPGKFEPIPWVYAEIVRVLHAHERVEILCHSEDIREDARAKLHAHHCDPARVRLHLVPYDRGWLRDSLPTVVHDGEGRCHLANWQFNAWAKYDNYTDDARLGEVVAGLTGHTRFEPMRPDGKGRVVLEGGAIETNGAGLFLVTEECLLSNIQERNPGLSRSGYEQVFREVLGVRETIWLGEGCVGDDTHGHVDDIARFVDATTLVLAHEEDPADENHRRSKDNLRRLQHAGAGRFHVITLPYPRPVMMDGQRLPASYANFYIANGVVIVPTFNDPNDRVALNTLSECFPGRSVVGIHALDLVWGLGTLHCLTQQEPLPAR; this is encoded by the coding sequence ATGACCAACTACCGCATGCCGGCGGAGTGGGAACCCCACGCCGCCACCTGGATCGCATGGCCGCACCACGAACCGGACTGGCCCGGCAAGTTCGAGCCCATCCCCTGGGTGTACGCGGAGATCGTCCGCGTCCTGCACGCGCACGAACGCGTGGAGATCCTCTGCCACTCGGAGGACATCCGCGAGGACGCCCGGGCCAAGCTCCACGCCCACCATTGCGACCCCGCCCGCGTCCGCCTGCATCTCGTCCCCTACGACCGCGGGTGGCTCCGCGACTCGCTGCCGACCGTGGTCCACGACGGCGAGGGGCGGTGCCACCTGGCCAACTGGCAGTTCAACGCCTGGGCCAAGTACGACAACTACACGGACGATGCGCGACTCGGCGAGGTCGTCGCCGGGCTGACCGGGCACACGCGCTTCGAGCCGATGCGCCCGGATGGCAAGGGGCGTGTCGTCCTGGAAGGCGGCGCCATCGAGACCAACGGCGCCGGGCTCTTCCTCGTGACCGAAGAGTGCCTGCTCTCCAACATCCAGGAGCGCAATCCGGGATTGTCCCGCTCGGGGTATGAGCAGGTGTTCCGCGAGGTCCTCGGGGTGCGCGAGACGATCTGGCTCGGGGAAGGCTGCGTCGGGGACGACACCCACGGCCACGTCGACGACATTGCCCGGTTTGTCGACGCCACCACCCTGGTCCTGGCCCACGAGGAAGACCCGGCGGACGAGAACCACCGACGGTCGAAGGACAACCTCCGCCGACTGCAACACGCGGGTGCCGGACGCTTTCACGTCATCACGCTCCCGTATCCGCGGCCGGTGATGATGGACGGCCAGCGCCTGCCGGCGTCGTACGCCAACTTCTACATCGCCAACGGCGTGGTGATCGTCCCCACGTTCAACGACCCCAACGATCGGGTGGCGCTTAACACCCTTAGCGAGTGTTTTCCGGGACGCTCCGTTGTCGGCATCCACGCTTTGGACCTTGTGTGGGGTCTCGGGACCCTGCACTGCCTCACGCAGCAAGAGCCACTCCCCGCCCGGTGA
- a CDS encoding carbon-nitrogen hydrolase, which yields MSNTFSVGLVQESAGSPDIAANVARAVAGVRAAHARGAQVICLQELFNAPYFCKSLKMEWFDLAEPIPGPTTDQMQALARELAVVLIVPIYEREAPGLYRNSAAVIDADGSLLGVYRKMHIPHDPLFEEKYYFAPGDTNDRALKAPGAVIEQDGFRVFRTRYAKVGVLICWDQWYPEAARLTAMLGADVIFYPTAIGWHPAEKAEFGEAQVTAWRTIQRAHAIANGVFVASPNRVGFEAEPGTNGLEFFGHSTIYDPFGRILAEAGTDPAVLVATCDRDRIEDTRRNWPFLRDRRIDAYGGLTARFLGQ from the coding sequence ATGTCGAACACCTTCTCCGTCGGGCTCGTGCAGGAGAGCGCCGGGTCACCGGACATCGCCGCGAACGTCGCACGCGCGGTCGCCGGCGTTCGGGCCGCGCATGCACGGGGCGCCCAGGTCATCTGTCTCCAGGAACTGTTCAACGCGCCGTACTTCTGCAAGAGCCTCAAGATGGAGTGGTTCGACCTCGCCGAGCCGATTCCGGGGCCGACAACCGACCAGATGCAGGCGCTCGCACGGGAGCTCGCGGTCGTCCTCATCGTCCCGATCTACGAGCGCGAGGCGCCGGGCCTCTACCGCAACTCGGCTGCGGTCATCGACGCCGACGGGTCGCTGCTTGGGGTGTACCGCAAGATGCACATCCCGCACGACCCGCTCTTCGAGGAGAAGTACTACTTCGCCCCGGGGGACACCAACGACCGCGCGCTCAAGGCGCCCGGTGCCGTGATCGAGCAGGACGGCTTCCGCGTCTTTCGCACCCGCTACGCGAAGGTTGGGGTCCTGATCTGCTGGGACCAGTGGTATCCGGAAGCGGCGCGCCTGACGGCCATGCTGGGGGCCGACGTGATCTTCTACCCGACCGCGATCGGCTGGCACCCGGCGGAGAAGGCCGAATTCGGCGAGGCACAGGTGACGGCATGGCGCACGATCCAGCGCGCACACGCCATCGCCAACGGGGTCTTCGTCGCCTCGCCCAACCGGGTGGGGTTCGAGGCCGAGCCGGGGACCAACGGCCTGGAGTTCTTCGGCCATTCCACGATTTACGATCCGTTCGGACGGATCCTCGCCGAGGCCGGCACCGATCCCGCCGTCCTCGTGGCCACCTGCGACCGCGACCGCATCGAGGACACGCGACGCAACTGGCCGTTCCTGCGCGACCGTCGCATCGACGCGTACGGCGGATTGACGGCCCGATTCCTGGGACAATGA
- a CDS encoding DUF4147 domain-containing protein, which produces MPDSSRIEQWYRDAVRACDPREATCQAVRALAFTAPPLLVAVGKAAVSMAEGAIEALGEAPAGGLIVSPTGIPPTYHGLAHLAGDHPVPGARSAAAADAIGEVVAASPRGPDALVLVSGGTTSLIAAPVAPVSTEELHATFELLLASGAPIDVMNHVRRRILRWGGGRLAAALAPRRVSCLAVSDVMTGDLASIGSGPCIADDAPTFVPADLLQGLPPSVQELMRSPLPPARDAVTARIILDNASAVAAVRSHIAAAGLVESPPPMPTLAGEARDAGIVLGRHLATMSAGAFVLGGEPTVTLAGGSGLGGRCQELALAAAREIRGLPVTLLAAGTDGRDGPTDAAGAIVDGNSWDRILAAGRDPGADLGAHASYAALSAIGALIPSWPTGTNVNDLVIAVRRAP; this is translated from the coding sequence GTGCCCGACTCTTCTCGTATTGAGCAGTGGTATCGCGACGCGGTACGCGCGTGTGACCCGCGTGAGGCCACGTGCCAGGCCGTGCGCGCGCTCGCCTTCACCGCCCCTCCACTCCTGGTAGCCGTCGGCAAGGCCGCCGTGTCGATGGCGGAGGGGGCGATCGAGGCACTCGGCGAGGCGCCGGCAGGTGGGCTCATCGTCTCACCGACCGGGATTCCTCCCACGTACCATGGCCTCGCGCACCTCGCCGGCGATCACCCCGTTCCCGGCGCACGGTCCGCGGCGGCGGCGGACGCCATCGGCGAAGTCGTCGCGGCCAGCCCCCGCGGACCCGACGCGCTTGTCCTGGTTTCCGGCGGTACGACGAGCCTCATCGCGGCACCAGTCGCTCCCGTCTCGACCGAGGAGCTGCATGCGACCTTTGAGCTGCTCCTGGCCAGTGGCGCGCCGATCGACGTCATGAACCATGTCCGACGCCGGATACTCCGGTGGGGCGGCGGACGACTTGCCGCCGCCCTCGCCCCAAGGCGGGTGTCGTGCCTCGCCGTCTCGGACGTCATGACGGGCGACCTCGCGTCGATTGGGTCCGGGCCGTGCATTGCTGACGACGCGCCCACCTTTGTCCCCGCCGACCTGTTGCAGGGGCTCCCGCCCTCGGTGCAGGAACTCATGCGGTCGCCCCTCCCCCCAGCGCGCGACGCGGTGACGGCGCGGATCATCCTCGACAACGCGTCCGCCGTTGCGGCCGTGCGGTCGCACATCGCCGCCGCCGGACTCGTCGAAAGCCCGCCACCCATGCCCACCCTCGCGGGCGAGGCTCGCGATGCGGGCATCGTGCTGGGCCGCCACCTTGCCACCATGTCCGCAGGCGCCTTTGTGCTCGGCGGCGAGCCAACGGTGACCTTGGCGGGAGGCTCAGGGCTCGGCGGGCGCTGCCAGGAGCTTGCCCTCGCGGCCGCCCGCGAAATCCGTGGACTGCCGGTGACGCTCCTCGCCGCTGGAACCGACGGTCGTGACGGACCGACCGACGCTGCGGGCGCCATTGTGGACGGCAACAGCTGGGACCGGATCCTGGCCGCGGGACGCGACCCCGGCGCGGACCTTGGTGCCCATGCATCGTACGCTGCGCTCTCCGCGATCGGCGCCCTGATTCCTTCGTGGCCAACCGGGACGAACGTCAATGACCTGGTCATCGCGGTGCGACGAGCGCCGTAA
- a CDS encoding redoxin domain-containing protein translates to MEAYRDQYATLFNNGRKVTVIGISLDADTALYSWARDADFPMVFASDPGGKVGTAYGAFDAARNTDNRSLYVIGPDGRIVYKAQPFRQMAEDAYTELAAAIDKVSPPPEAKP, encoded by the coding sequence ATGGAGGCGTACCGTGATCAGTACGCCACGCTGTTCAACAATGGCCGCAAGGTGACGGTGATCGGCATCAGTCTCGATGCAGATACCGCACTGTATTCCTGGGCGCGCGATGCAGACTTCCCGATGGTGTTTGCCTCTGATCCCGGGGGCAAGGTGGGGACGGCGTACGGCGCGTTTGATGCCGCACGCAACACCGACAATCGCTCCCTGTACGTGATCGGGCCGGACGGCCGGATCGTGTACAAGGCCCAGCCGTTCCGGCAGATGGCGGAAGATGCCTACACGGAACTTGCAGCTGCGATCGACAAGGTCTCGCCGCCACCCGAGGCGAAACCCTGA
- a CDS encoding glycine zipper 2TM domain-containing protein — protein MPNAYAPAGYVPAGYVPAATAPRPVARTTRRAGGTSGAASGSGSTVRKNTRRDAAIGAVTGAAIGAVTTSKKDRMKGAVIGAVAGAVLGGAIGNNVDLTKVPRP, from the coding sequence ATGCCTAACGCCTACGCGCCCGCAGGGTATGTCCCGGCGGGATACGTCCCCGCGGCGACGGCACCGCGCCCCGTGGCGCGCACGACGCGACGAGCAGGCGGCACCAGCGGCGCCGCCTCGGGGAGCGGGTCCACCGTGCGGAAGAACACTCGGAGAGACGCGGCCATCGGTGCCGTGACCGGAGCGGCCATTGGTGCAGTGACCACCTCAAAGAAGGACCGGATGAAGGGCGCAGTCATCGGCGCCGTGGCAGGTGCAGTCCTGGGAGGTGCGATCGGCAACAACGTCGACTTGACCAAGGTGCCGCGGCCGTAA